In Hyphomicrobiales bacterium, the sequence TGCTGCCGCATGACGGCATTTGGGGAGTGGCGGTGCATGAGGCCGGTATTGGTACCAGCGGGATTATCACGCGGCGCGACGTGTGGATGCAGCACAGGCAGGCGTGGGCATCGGCCCGCTACGCCAGCGATTACGATTTTATCGCTGCTGTATGGGCGGCGTGCGGCCCGCAGATTGTGTGGCATGACGTTGTGGCAAGCCGCGTGCAGCGCATCAGCCACGGCCAACCGGAGGCGGTGACATTGTGAGCGATTTCGACGGCCAGGTGCGCGTGGTTACGGCGCCGACAATCGAGCCGGTGACATTGGCGGAGGCGAAGGTTGACCTGCGCGTCGATCATACCGAAGACGACACGCTGATCACTGGGCTGATCGTGGCGGCGCGCCAGGAGGCGGAGGTGCTGGCACGGCGCGCGCTCATTAACCGCACGCTGGAAATGGCGCTGTGCGGGTGGCCCGCTACCGCAAAGATTTACCTGCCGTATCCGCCGGCGGTGAGCGTGACCAGCGTAACCTACTACGACATCAGCAACGTGCTGCAGACGATGACGGCAGCGGACTACATGCTGATATCGGACATCGAGCCGGCTATCGTGGCGCTCGCCTACAACAAATCATGGCCGAGCGCGAGCCTGCGCGAAGTCATGCCCGTGCGCGTGCGCTGGGTGGCGGGCTACGGCGCTACGGCTGCGTCCGTTC encodes:
- a CDS encoding phage head-tail connector protein, which translates into the protein MSDFDGQVRVVTAPTIEPVTLAEAKVDLRVDHTEDDTLITGLIVAARQEAEVLARRALINRTLEMALCGWPATAKIYLPYPPAVSVTSVTYYDISNVLQTMTAADYMLISDIEPAIVALAYNKSWPSASLREVMPVRVRWVAGYGATAASVPDRYKVLIRSLVAVRYESRDELTPAQERQLANIRAALQMEWGW